A single genomic interval of Flavobacterium sp. N2820 harbors:
- the mscL gene encoding large conductance mechanosensitive channel protein MscL encodes MGMISEFKDFIAKGNAMDLAVGVIIGASFGAIVNSLVSDVITPALLNPALKAAQVENLADLKTDGGILYGKFLAAVISFLVIAFVIFLMVKGINSMKKKEEAAPAAPAGPSQEELLTQIRDLLKK; translated from the coding sequence ATGGGAATGATTTCAGAATTTAAAGATTTTATTGCAAAAGGTAACGCAATGGACTTGGCTGTTGGAGTAATTATTGGAGCTTCTTTTGGAGCAATCGTAAACTCTTTAGTATCAGATGTAATAACTCCAGCTTTATTAAACCCGGCTTTAAAAGCAGCTCAAGTTGAAAATTTAGCTGACTTAAAAACCGATGGAGGAATTTTATACGGTAAATTTTTAGCAGCTGTTATCAGTTTCTTAGTAATTGCTTTTGTTATCTTTTTAATGGTAAAAGGAATCAATAGCATGAAGAAAAAAGAAGAAGCGGCTCCAGCGGCACCAGCAGGACCATCTCAAGAAGAATTGCTTACACAAATTAGAGATTTATTGAAAAAATAG
- a CDS encoding aspartate-semialdehyde dehydrogenase, with the protein MRVAVVGATGMVGEIMLQVLAERNFLVTELIPVASEKSVGKEIEWKGKTYKVVGLQTAVDMKPEIALFSAGGETSLEWAPKFAAAGTTVIDNSSAWRMDESKKLVVPEINASILTKEDKIIANPNCSTIQMVMALAPLHAKYDIKRIVVSTYQSITGTGVKAVRQLENEYAGIQDEMAYKYPIHRNAIPQCDSFEENGYTKEEMKLVRETQKILNDKTIAVTATAIRIPVVGGHSEAVNIQFENDFDVNEVRQILHNTPGVTVQDNLDTFTYPMPIYAQGKDDVFVGRIRRDESQPNTINMWIVSDNLRKGAATNTIQIAEYLVANNLV; encoded by the coding sequence ATGAGAGTAGCCGTAGTTGGCGCTACCGGAATGGTAGGCGAAATAATGCTTCAAGTATTAGCAGAACGTAATTTTCTTGTAACGGAGTTAATCCCAGTTGCTTCTGAAAAATCAGTTGGAAAAGAAATCGAATGGAAAGGTAAAACCTATAAAGTTGTAGGTTTACAAACCGCTGTAGATATGAAACCTGAGATTGCTTTGTTTTCGGCAGGTGGAGAAACTTCTTTAGAATGGGCTCCAAAATTTGCCGCTGCAGGAACAACCGTAATCGACAATTCTTCTGCTTGGAGAATGGACGAGAGTAAAAAATTAGTCGTTCCAGAAATCAATGCTTCAATTTTAACTAAGGAAGATAAAATTATTGCTAATCCTAACTGTTCTACGATTCAAATGGTAATGGCTTTAGCGCCTTTACATGCAAAATATGACATCAAACGTATTGTTGTTTCTACTTATCAATCTATTACTGGAACTGGTGTAAAAGCCGTGCGTCAGTTAGAAAACGAATATGCAGGAATTCAAGATGAAATGGCGTATAAATACCCAATTCACCGAAATGCAATTCCACAATGTGATAGTTTTGAAGAAAACGGATACACCAAAGAAGAAATGAAATTGGTTCGCGAAACGCAAAAAATCTTAAACGACAAAACCATTGCTGTTACTGCAACTGCAATTCGTATTCCTGTTGTTGGTGGACATAGTGAAGCGGTAAACATTCAGTTTGAAAACGATTTTGATGTAAACGAAGTACGTCAAATTTTACACAACACACCTGGCGTAACGGTTCAAGATAATTTAGACACGTTTACCTATCCAATGCCAATTTACGCCCAAGGAAAAGACGATGTTTTCGTAGGTAGAATCCGAAGAGATGAAAGCCAACCGAACACCATTAATATGTGGATTGTTTCCGATAACTTAAGAAAAGGAGCAGCAACGAATACAATTCAAATTGCGGAATATTTGGTTGCGAATAATCTTGTATAA
- a CDS encoding TonB-dependent receptor produces the protein MKYLFNILLLLSSIASFSQFKISGYVTDANNQKLSGVVVHVEENNSETTTDENGFYQFLSFPKGTNKIIFHLSGYETKTEIVTSNGTEIKLNVILTEKELHLDEVIVSTLYNKMQSQNVMKVEHASVNTLKENGATSLIDGIATFPGVSQISTGNSIGKPVIRGLSSNRVLVYSQGIRMENQQFGEEHGLGLNASGIESVEVIKGPASLLYGSDALGGVIYFNPEKYAPFQEKSADFEQQYFTNTQGTSTTFGFKASPSNFKFLVRGNYTSHADYEVPNGNRIINTRFIEKDFKSGIGYSNSKVSTDFRYNYNNLNLGLPEEDLENSGFRKPLFPKQEVANHVLSLNQKVYFKNSKIEGDFGYSLNNRKELEAPDEIALSMKLKTTSYNVKYFFPKMNRWESIIGMQGMDQTNTNFGEELLIPDANVKDFGAFATTNYSWNSNILQAGIRYDNRKINTLTHGIEGEEGYFEAIDKHFNSFNASLGYKTDLSNYISTRINIASGFRAPNLSELTSNGVHEGSNRYEIGNNDLENEQNFQVDLNLEYRSEHFEWFINGFYNLVNNYIYITPTGAEIDGNDVYNYVQNNAFLFGGEAGIHFHPHPYDWLHFTSSFESVTGKQSNNFLPLIPANQWKNNIRAEFEYHNWLKKGFTSLFLNYTFAQNNLGEFETKTNDYLLVNFAIGSTIKMAKKEFRWNVNANNLLDKNYVNHLSRLKSDGINNMGRNIIVSLNFDL, from the coding sequence ATGAAATATCTTTTCAATATACTACTGCTATTATCTTCAATAGCGAGCTTTTCTCAATTTAAAATTAGTGGTTACGTTACCGATGCTAACAATCAGAAATTATCAGGCGTTGTTGTTCATGTCGAAGAAAATAATTCTGAAACCACAACCGATGAAAACGGTTTTTATCAATTTTTATCGTTTCCGAAAGGAACTAACAAAATCATTTTTCATTTATCAGGCTACGAAACCAAAACAGAAATCGTAACTAGTAATGGAACCGAAATCAAGTTGAACGTAATTCTAACGGAAAAAGAACTACATTTAGATGAAGTTATTGTTTCTACTTTATACAACAAAATGCAATCGCAAAATGTGATGAAAGTAGAACACGCTTCGGTAAACACTTTAAAAGAAAATGGAGCTACTTCACTTATTGATGGAATTGCAACGTTTCCTGGAGTTTCTCAAATTTCAACAGGAAATTCTATTGGAAAACCTGTTATTCGTGGTTTGAGCAGCAATCGAGTTTTGGTGTATTCACAAGGTATTCGCATGGAAAACCAGCAATTTGGTGAAGAACACGGCTTAGGTTTAAACGCTTCTGGAATTGAAAGTGTGGAAGTCATCAAAGGACCAGCTTCGTTATTGTATGGTTCCGATGCTTTAGGAGGTGTTATCTATTTTAATCCAGAAAAATACGCGCCTTTTCAAGAAAAATCAGCCGATTTCGAACAACAATATTTCACTAATACACAAGGAACTTCCACTACTTTCGGATTTAAAGCTTCTCCATCGAATTTTAAGTTTTTGGTTAGAGGAAATTACACGTCGCATGCCGATTATGAAGTTCCGAATGGCAATAGAATTATCAATACGCGTTTCATCGAGAAAGATTTTAAATCGGGAATTGGATATTCTAATTCTAAAGTATCAACCGATTTTAGATACAATTACAACAACTTAAATTTGGGTTTACCCGAAGAAGATTTAGAAAATTCAGGATTTAGAAAGCCACTTTTTCCGAAACAAGAAGTGGCTAATCATGTGTTGAGTTTGAACCAAAAAGTGTATTTTAAAAACTCTAAAATTGAAGGTGATTTTGGTTATTCATTAAACAACAGAAAAGAATTAGAAGCACCAGACGAAATTGCGTTATCCATGAAATTGAAAACAACGAGTTACAACGTAAAATACTTTTTTCCAAAAATGAATCGATGGGAAAGTATCATTGGAATGCAAGGAATGGACCAAACCAATACTAATTTTGGCGAAGAATTATTGATTCCTGATGCGAATGTAAAAGATTTTGGAGCTTTTGCAACTACAAATTACAGTTGGAACTCCAATATTTTACAAGCGGGAATTCGTTACGATAACAGAAAAATCAACACTTTAACTCATGGAATTGAAGGTGAAGAAGGTTATTTTGAAGCTATCGATAAACACTTTAATAGTTTCAATGCGTCGTTAGGTTACAAAACCGATTTATCTAATTATATTTCAACCAGAATTAATATTGCTTCTGGATTTAGAGCCCCTAATTTATCCGAATTAACTTCAAACGGTGTTCACGAAGGAAGTAATCGTTATGAAATTGGGAACAATGATTTAGAAAACGAACAAAATTTTCAAGTCGATTTGAATTTGGAATACAGAAGCGAACACTTTGAATGGTTCATCAACGGATTTTACAATCTCGTAAACAATTATATTTATATTACGCCAACTGGTGCAGAAATTGACGGAAATGATGTTTACAATTATGTGCAAAACAATGCGTTTTTATTTGGTGGAGAAGCTGGAATTCACTTTCATCCTCATCCATATGATTGGTTGCATTTTACCAGTAGTTTTGAAAGCGTAACGGGTAAGCAAAGTAATAATTTCCTGCCATTAATTCCTGCAAATCAATGGAAAAACAACATTAGAGCAGAATTTGAATACCATAATTGGTTGAAAAAAGGATTTACTTCTTTGTTTTTAAATTATACTTTCGCACAAAATAATTTAGGTGAATTTGAAACCAAAACCAATGATTATTTATTAGTGAATTTTGCGATTGGTAGTACTATCAAAATGGCTAAAAAGGAATTCCGATGGAATGTAAATGCGAATAATCTTTTAGACAAAAACTATGTCAACCATTTATCGCGTTTAAAATCAGACGGAATTAATAATATGGGGCGAAATATAATCGTGAGTTTAAATTTTGATTTATAA
- a CDS encoding prolyl oligopeptidase family serine peptidase — protein sequence MKKTITISAIVCTLFMNAQTKINYPVTKKTDHVDTYFGEKLNDPYRWLEDDRSAETEAWVKAQNVVTYGYLEQIPYRNQLKTRMEQLWNYEKISAPFKEGDYTYYYKNNGLQNQSVLYRKDKAGKEEIFLDPNTFSKDGTTSLGGLNFSKDGSLVAYSISEGGSDWRKVIVMEAKTKKIIGDTIVDVKFSGVSWYKNEGFYYSSYDKPVGSELSAKTDQHKLYYHKLNTSQKNDKLVFGGDIKRRYVGGGVSEDENYLFISAANSTSGNELYYLDLSKPDSKIVTLIDNYENDNDVLDNKGSKIYLVTNYKAPNKRVVTFNLSNPSKENWKDCIAETENVLSPNTGSGYIFASYMKDAVSFIKQYDYNGKLVRDIQLPGVGTAGGFGGKEKETTLYFSFTNYVTPGTIYTFDPKTGKSAIYQKPKVDFNSADYESKQVFYTSKDGTKVPMIITYKKGTKLNGQNPTILYGYGGFNVSLTPSFSIANAVWLENGGVYAVANLRGGGEYGKKWHDAGTQLKKQNVFDDFIAAAEYLIKEKYTSSDYLAIKGGSNGGLLVGAVMTQRPDLVKVALPAVGVLDMLRYHTFTAGAGWAYDYGTSEQSKEMFEYIKGYSPVHNVKAGTKYPATMVTTGDHDDRVVPAHSFKFAAELQDKQAGDNPVLIRIDVNAGHGAGKSVAATIQENVDMQVFTLYNMGVKELK from the coding sequence ATGAAAAAAACAATAACAATATCGGCTATTGTTTGTACACTTTTTATGAACGCACAAACAAAAATCAATTATCCTGTAACAAAAAAAACCGACCACGTTGACACCTATTTTGGTGAAAAATTAAACGATCCTTATCGTTGGTTAGAAGACGACCGAAGCGCTGAAACTGAAGCTTGGGTAAAAGCTCAAAATGTGGTAACATATGGTTATTTAGAGCAAATTCCATACAGAAATCAGCTAAAAACTAGAATGGAACAATTGTGGAATTACGAGAAAATTTCGGCTCCATTCAAAGAAGGCGATTATACCTATTACTACAAAAATAACGGTCTTCAAAATCAATCGGTTTTGTATCGAAAAGATAAAGCGGGTAAAGAAGAAATCTTCTTAGATCCAAATACATTTTCAAAAGACGGAACCACTTCGTTAGGCGGATTAAATTTCAGCAAAGATGGAAGTTTAGTAGCCTATTCTATTTCAGAAGGCGGAAGTGATTGGAGAAAAGTAATTGTGATGGAAGCAAAAACCAAAAAAATTATTGGCGACACAATAGTTGATGTAAAATTTAGTGGTGTTTCTTGGTACAAAAACGAAGGTTTTTATTATTCAAGCTACGATAAACCTGTTGGTAGCGAATTATCTGCAAAAACAGACCAACACAAATTGTATTATCACAAATTAAACACTTCGCAAAAAAATGATAAATTGGTTTTTGGTGGCGATATAAAAAGAAGATATGTTGGTGGTGGCGTTTCGGAAGATGAGAACTATCTGTTTATTTCTGCTGCGAATTCAACTTCTGGAAACGAATTATATTATTTAGATTTATCCAAACCAGACAGTAAAATTGTAACGTTGATTGACAATTATGAAAATGACAATGATGTTTTAGACAACAAAGGATCTAAAATTTATTTGGTAACGAATTACAAAGCGCCAAACAAACGCGTGGTGACTTTTAACTTATCAAATCCATCCAAAGAAAACTGGAAAGATTGCATTGCAGAAACCGAAAATGTATTGTCGCCAAACACAGGGAGCGGTTATATTTTCGCAAGTTATATGAAAGATGCAGTTTCGTTCATCAAACAATATGATTACAACGGAAAATTAGTGCGTGATATTCAATTGCCAGGCGTTGGAACTGCTGGTGGTTTTGGCGGAAAAGAAAAAGAAACTACCTTGTATTTTTCGTTTACCAATTATGTAACACCAGGAACCATCTACACTTTTGATCCAAAAACAGGAAAATCAGCAATCTATCAAAAACCAAAAGTTGATTTTAATTCCGCAGATTACGAATCAAAACAAGTGTTTTATACTTCAAAAGACGGCACGAAAGTTCCTATGATTATTACGTATAAAAAAGGCACAAAATTAAACGGACAAAATCCAACTATTCTATATGGTTATGGTGGATTTAATGTTAGTTTAACTCCAAGTTTTAGTATTGCAAATGCCGTTTGGTTAGAAAACGGAGGAGTTTATGCTGTTGCGAATTTACGCGGTGGTGGAGAATACGGTAAAAAATGGCATGATGCTGGAACACAATTAAAAAAGCAAAACGTTTTTGATGATTTTATTGCTGCAGCTGAATATTTAATTAAAGAAAAATACACTTCTTCAGATTATTTAGCAATAAAAGGTGGCTCAAATGGAGGATTATTAGTTGGAGCAGTTATGACACAACGTCCTGATTTAGTAAAAGTTGCTTTACCAGCAGTTGGTGTTTTAGATATGTTACGTTATCATACATTTACCGCCGGAGCAGGTTGGGCTTACGATTATGGAACTTCTGAACAAAGCAAGGAAATGTTTGAATACATCAAAGGATATTCACCAGTTCATAATGTAAAAGCTGGTACAAAATATCCAGCGACAATGGTAACTACAGGCGATCATGATGATCGAGTTGTTCCTGCACACAGTTTTAAATTTGCTGCAGAATTACAGGATAAACAAGCAGGAGACAATCCAGTTTTAATTCGTATTGATGTAAATGCAGGACATGGAGCAGGGAAATCTGTAGCAGCTACGATTCAAGAAAACGTGGATATGCAAGTCTTTACGCTTTACAATATGGGTGTTAAAGAATTAAAATAA